The following coding sequences lie in one Longimicrobium sp. genomic window:
- a CDS encoding DEAD/DEAH box helicase, with translation MRFDELDLAPELLRNVRELGYEIPTPIQQQAIPFALEGRDVLGRAPTGTGKTAAFMLPTLNRLRGKEGLRALVLCPTRELAIQVADNARMYSRGTELFVGIVYGGTPLDKDLRDLRAGIEVLVATPGRLNDHLERGNVDLSNVEVLILDEADRMLDMGFKPQIDQIMRRCRRTGRQTLLFSATMPNSVKSLAYELLNDPITVEAAPKVTTAEGVEQFVYPVETSKKTELLLHILKQEEVRTALVFSRTKFGADRIAGQLTRAGLTVEVMHSDRNMAQRVRALEAFRSGDVKVLIATDVAQRGIDVEGISHVINYDAPRDPEGYVHRVGRTARAGETGVAITFMSGGEIGDVAAVEHLLGSRIMRVNVPGFSVFAEESIDGAPQVTTVTMPPETKKEARASRGRKMGKHAGKELSPEELQKLLGVGSAA, from the coding sequence ATGCGATTCGACGAGTTGGACCTTGCGCCGGAGCTTCTCCGGAACGTGAGGGAATTGGGCTATGAAATCCCCACCCCCATTCAGCAGCAGGCCATTCCCTTCGCCCTGGAGGGCCGTGACGTGCTGGGCCGCGCGCCCACCGGCACGGGCAAGACCGCTGCCTTCATGCTCCCCACCCTGAACCGGCTTCGCGGCAAGGAAGGGCTGCGCGCGCTGGTGCTGTGCCCCACCCGGGAACTGGCCATCCAGGTGGCCGACAACGCCCGGATGTATTCGCGCGGCACCGAGCTGTTCGTGGGCATCGTGTACGGCGGCACGCCGCTGGACAAGGACCTCCGCGACCTGCGCGCCGGCATCGAGGTGCTGGTGGCCACGCCCGGCCGCCTGAACGACCACCTGGAGCGCGGCAACGTAGACCTGAGCAACGTCGAGGTGCTGATCCTGGACGAAGCCGACCGCATGCTCGACATGGGCTTCAAGCCGCAGATCGACCAGATCATGCGGCGCTGCCGGCGGACGGGGCGCCAGACGCTGCTGTTCTCGGCCACCATGCCCAACTCGGTGAAGTCGCTCGCCTACGAGCTGCTGAACGACCCTATCACCGTCGAGGCGGCGCCCAAGGTGACCACGGCCGAGGGGGTGGAGCAGTTCGTCTACCCGGTGGAAACGAGCAAGAAGACCGAGCTGCTGCTGCACATCCTCAAGCAGGAGGAGGTTCGGACGGCGCTGGTGTTCAGCCGCACCAAGTTCGGCGCCGACCGCATCGCCGGCCAGCTGACGCGCGCCGGGCTGACGGTGGAGGTGATGCACAGCGACCGCAACATGGCGCAGCGGGTGCGGGCGCTGGAGGCGTTCCGCAGCGGCGACGTGAAGGTGCTGATCGCGACGGACGTGGCCCAGCGGGGCATCGACGTCGAGGGCATCAGCCACGTGATCAACTACGACGCCCCGCGCGATCCCGAGGGCTACGTGCACCGCGTGGGACGTACGGCGCGCGCCGGCGAGACGGGCGTGGCCATCACGTTCATGTCGGGCGGCGAGATCGGCGACGTGGCGGCGGTGGAGCACCTGCTGGGTTCGCGCATCATGCGGGTGAACGTGCCCGGGTTCAGCGTGTTCGCCGAGGAGAGCATCGACGGCGCGCCGCAGGTGACCACGGTTACCATGCCCCCCGAGACCAAGAAGGAGGCGCGGGCCTCGCGTGGCCGCAAGATGGGCAAGCACGCGGGCAAGGAGCTGTCGCCCGAGGAGCTTCAGAAGCTTCTGGGCGTCGGCAGCGCGGCCTGA